The proteins below come from a single Roseiflexus sp. RS-1 genomic window:
- the clpX gene encoding ATP-dependent Clp protease ATP-binding subunit ClpX, whose protein sequence is MSRTRSGNANSSNNRGAYLCSFCGRGQEEVQRLIAGPGNVFICDECVALCSAIIAEETGTRPSTRRSSASLPARLPTPRRLREWLDQYVIGQDRAKVVLSVAVYNHYKRLRAGQNADDVEIGKSNILLIGPTGSGKTLLAQTLARVLDVPFAIADATALTEAGYVGEDVENILLRLIQAAEGDIERAQTGIIYIDEIDKIARKSDNPSITRDVSGEGVQQALLKILEGCVAHVPPVPGRKHPQQEYISFDTTHVLFICGGAFEGLDKIISQRIGGKRSIGFHAGESSDAPASLLSQVTPDDLLRYGFIPEFVGRLPVVAALDPLDKQAMIRILTEPRNAIIKQYQKMLALDHVELEVTPDALEAIAERALRSKTGARALRTIVEEILLDVMYEVPSQEHIGRCIINAEVVEGRGHPILVPRSAERQEYRRRMDEAV, encoded by the coding sequence GTGCAGCGCCTGATCGCCGGTCCCGGCAATGTGTTTATCTGCGATGAGTGCGTCGCGCTGTGCAGCGCGATCATCGCCGAAGAAACCGGGACACGCCCGTCGACCCGACGTTCCTCCGCCAGCCTGCCGGCGCGCCTGCCCACGCCGCGCCGCCTGCGCGAATGGCTCGATCAGTATGTCATCGGGCAGGATCGCGCAAAAGTGGTGCTATCGGTGGCGGTCTATAACCACTACAAGCGCCTCCGCGCCGGGCAGAATGCTGATGATGTCGAGATCGGCAAGAGCAATATTTTGCTGATCGGTCCGACCGGCAGCGGAAAGACGTTGCTGGCGCAGACGCTGGCGCGAGTGCTCGATGTTCCCTTCGCTATCGCCGATGCCACCGCGCTGACCGAGGCAGGGTACGTCGGCGAGGATGTCGAAAACATTCTCCTGCGGTTGATCCAGGCTGCCGAAGGTGATATCGAACGCGCGCAGACCGGGATCATCTACATCGATGAGATCGATAAAATTGCGCGCAAGAGTGATAATCCGTCGATTACGCGCGATGTGTCGGGCGAAGGGGTGCAACAGGCGTTGCTGAAGATTCTCGAAGGGTGCGTGGCGCATGTGCCGCCGGTTCCCGGTCGCAAACATCCGCAGCAGGAGTATATTTCGTTCGATACGACCCACGTGCTCTTCATCTGCGGCGGCGCCTTCGAGGGTCTCGACAAAATCATCAGCCAGCGCATCGGCGGCAAGCGCAGCATCGGCTTCCACGCTGGCGAGTCTTCCGATGCTCCGGCATCGTTGCTGTCGCAGGTCACGCCGGATGACCTGCTGCGCTACGGTTTCATCCCCGAATTCGTCGGGCGGCTTCCGGTTGTCGCGGCGCTCGATCCGCTCGATAAGCAGGCAATGATCCGCATTCTGACCGAGCCGCGCAATGCGATCATCAAGCAGTACCAGAAGATGCTCGCCCTCGACCACGTTGAACTCGAGGTCACGCCCGACGCGCTTGAAGCGATTGCGGAGCGGGCGCTCAGATCAAAGACGGGCGCGCGCGCGCTGCGCACGATCGTTGAGGAGATCCTGCTCGACGTGATGTACGAAGTGCCTTCGCAGGAGCACATCGGGCGTTGCATCATCAACGCCGAAGTGGTCGAAGGGCGCGGGCACCCGATCCTGGTGCCGCGCTCCGCTGAACGGCAGGAGTACCGCCGACGCATGGACGAGGCTGTGTAA
- the mtnP gene encoding S-methyl-5'-thioadenosine phosphorylase, with the protein MTAPQPTEPRATIGVIGGSGLYAMEGLADVERVTLETPFGAPSDAYVIGTIAGRRVAFLPRHGVGHRFSPSEVPNRANIYGFRMLGVRYLIAVSAVGSLREEYAPGHIVIPDQLYDRTKGHRPDTFFGGGLVVHVQFDRPFDAGLSDRLEQAARAAGATVHRGGTLVVMEGPQFSTLAESEENRRRGHDLIGMTALPEAKLAREAEIAYAMLAMVTDYDCWHPGHDAVTVEMVVQVLRANARLAQDVVQRVIPLIGDGFDSPAHRALATAIITDPAVVPPEKLAQVELLVGQYMRRDA; encoded by the coding sequence ATGACCGCGCCGCAACCCACGGAACCGCGCGCGACAATCGGCGTCATTGGCGGGAGCGGATTGTACGCCATGGAGGGGCTTGCCGACGTCGAGCGTGTGACGCTGGAGACCCCGTTTGGCGCGCCGAGCGACGCGTATGTCATTGGAACCATCGCCGGGCGTCGTGTCGCGTTTTTGCCGCGTCACGGCGTCGGTCACCGCTTTTCGCCGAGCGAAGTTCCGAATCGCGCCAATATCTATGGTTTCCGCATGCTCGGCGTTCGCTACCTGATCGCCGTGAGCGCCGTCGGCAGCCTGCGCGAAGAGTATGCCCCCGGGCACATCGTCATCCCTGACCAGTTGTACGACCGCACCAAAGGACATCGCCCCGACACGTTTTTCGGCGGGGGGCTTGTGGTGCATGTGCAGTTCGACCGCCCGTTCGACGCCGGGCTTTCTGATCGTCTGGAGCAGGCGGCGCGCGCTGCCGGCGCGACGGTGCATCGCGGCGGGACGCTGGTGGTGATGGAGGGTCCACAGTTCAGCACGCTCGCAGAAAGTGAAGAGAACCGGCGTCGCGGGCATGACCTGATCGGCATGACCGCGCTGCCCGAAGCCAAACTGGCGCGCGAGGCGGAGATCGCCTATGCGATGCTGGCGATGGTGACCGATTACGACTGCTGGCATCCCGGGCACGATGCCGTGACCGTCGAAATGGTCGTGCAGGTGCTGCGCGCCAATGCGCGCCTGGCGCAGGACGTGGTGCAGCGCGTGATCCCCCTGATCGGCGATGGCTTCGATAGCCCGGCGCACCGCGCGCTGGCGACCGCGATCATTACCGACCCCGCCGTTGTGCCGCCCGAAAAACTGGCGCAGGTTGAGCTGCTGGTCGGGCAGTATATGCGCAGGGATGCGTAG
- a CDS encoding serine hydrolase domain-containing protein has protein sequence MTDKTRKLQSLLTAQVGKGGLHNIVAAVQSFDRRLDFVGAAGVADPGSGAMMQPDTPYFIASITKMYTAAIIMQLYEQQRLDLAAPVSDYLPADLLDGIHNYKGADYSRQIKVFQLVNQTSGLADFETDKPRGGKSVLEELIAGHDRAIDTAEALTITRRLAPHFPPGTPGKAYYSNLNYRLLGEIIEALTGKPMTVNFEERICAPLGLQHTYLYDWTKPRPGKPPATLYLNNAPVNVTKYLSSNVSDGGLVSTAAECMTFLRAFFEGRLFDQTLLQRMTQWNALFFPLRYGYGLMYYQLPRYFWITPLPEFVGHSGSTGSFAFACPSRSLYITGTLNVIAPARPFFFMMDLVRTAR, from the coding sequence ATGACCGACAAAACCAGAAAACTTCAATCCCTGCTGACGGCACAGGTTGGCAAAGGCGGACTGCACAACATCGTCGCTGCGGTGCAGTCTTTCGACCGACGCCTGGATTTCGTCGGCGCGGCAGGGGTGGCCGACCCCGGTAGCGGCGCGATGATGCAGCCTGACACGCCCTACTTCATCGCCAGCATCACCAAAATGTATACTGCCGCGATTATCATGCAACTTTACGAGCAACAACGCCTCGACCTCGCCGCGCCAGTTTCAGACTATCTGCCAGCTGATCTGCTGGATGGCATTCACAACTACAAAGGTGCCGATTACAGTCGCCAGATCAAGGTGTTCCAGCTGGTCAACCAGACGTCCGGCCTGGCCGATTTCGAGACAGATAAACCCCGCGGCGGAAAAAGTGTCCTCGAGGAATTGATAGCCGGTCACGATCGCGCTATCGACACTGCCGAAGCGCTCACGATCACCCGCCGACTGGCGCCTCATTTCCCGCCAGGAACACCCGGCAAAGCCTATTACTCCAATCTCAACTATCGCCTGCTTGGCGAGATTATCGAAGCCCTTACTGGAAAGCCGATGACGGTCAATTTCGAGGAGCGCATCTGCGCACCACTTGGCTTGCAGCACACCTACCTCTACGATTGGACAAAGCCTCGCCCCGGTAAGCCACCCGCAACGCTGTATCTGAACAACGCCCCGGTCAATGTCACCAAATACCTTTCTTCCAACGTGTCGGACGGCGGCCTGGTTTCGACTGCTGCTGAATGTATGACGTTCCTGCGCGCCTTTTTCGAGGGGCGCCTGTTCGACCAGACCCTCCTGCAGCGAATGACGCAGTGGAATGCGCTGTTCTTTCCGCTACGCTACGGCTACGGGTTGATGTACTATCAATTGCCGCGTTACTTCTGGATTACCCCGCTCCCTGAATTCGTCGGCCATTCCGGCTCGACCGGGTCCTTCGCCTTCGCCTGCCCGTCGCGGTCGCTCTATATCACCGGAACCCTGAACGTGATTGCCCCGGCACGGCCATTTTTCTTCATGATGGATCTGGTTCGCACTGCACGTTGA